From a single Flavobacterium sp. genomic region:
- a CDS encoding TAT-variant-translocated molybdopterin oxidoreductase, translating into MASNKKYWKSVEELNENSSIVETLRNNEFVEPIPVDQFLGDKETLSASSTTRRDFLKYVGFSTAAASLAACEGPVVKSIPYVVQPEEIIPGVADYYATTMADGFDFANILIKTREGRPIKVENNNLEGAKTGANARVHASVLSLYDSLRLKQPKIAGKDATWADVNTKVKASLEDAKAKGGNVVVLTNTMASPSTDALIASLVAKYPTTKHVVYDAVSESNALDAFQAVYGVRALANYDFSKANTIVSVGADFLGDWQGGGFDAGYAQGRIPKNGMMSKHIQIEANMSLAGANADVRIPLNVSAQKQALVKIYNIVTGGAVSTSKIDKYEEAVVKAANQLKAAGSKGVFVTGLDDVNAQLLALAINNELQSTAFNTSDAILTRKGDAKAVAQLVADMKAGKVHTLIMNGVNPAYTLADSKEFVAALKSVKLSVAFSMKEDETSTLTSIAAAAPHYLESWGDVAITRGNYSIMQPTIRPLFNTKQFQEALLAWTDNTVAYYDFLKSFSATYLAGKSWNQAVHDGFVASVASPLSGASADYASAASALAQAKSSNFDLVLYSKVGMGDGQQANNPWLQEFPDPITRVSWDNYVTMSKADAEAKGFKNWNVANGGLNGSYATIKVGNATLENVPVIIQPGQAKGTLGLAFGYGKKLGLKEEMQVGVNAYALYANLNSNQSATITVAEGEHEFACVQLQKTLMGRGDIIKETTLEVFNTKDAKVWNPIPMVSLDHKPTAATEVDLWDSFDRSVGHHFNLSIDLNACTGCGACVIACHAENNVPVVGKDEIRRSRDMHWLRIDRYYSSKETFAGDIELKESASGLMSSIDTFASMEDPSENPQIAFQPVMCQHCNHAPCETVCPVAATSHGREGQNHMAYNRCVGTRYCANNCPYKVRRFNWFLYNKNSEFDYHMNDDLGRMVINPDVNVRSRGVMEKCSMCIQMTQAVKLKAKREGRVVGKDEFQTACSAACSSGAMKFGDINDSESDVAKLVESDRMYHLLEHIGTKPNVMYHVKVRNDK; encoded by the coding sequence ATGGCATCAAACAAAAAATACTGGAAAAGTGTTGAAGAACTAAACGAAAATAGTTCTATTGTTGAGACGCTAAGAAACAACGAGTTTGTGGAACCAATTCCGGTTGACCAGTTTTTAGGAGATAAGGAAACTTTATCTGCTTCGTCAACTACTCGTCGTGACTTTTTGAAATATGTTGGATTTAGCACGGCTGCCGCTTCATTAGCAGCTTGTGAAGGTCCTGTTGTAAAGTCAATTCCTTACGTAGTTCAACCAGAAGAAATTATTCCTGGTGTTGCTGATTATTATGCAACAACAATGGCTGATGGATTTGATTTTGCTAATATTTTAATCAAAACTCGTGAGGGTCGTCCTATTAAAGTAGAGAACAATAATTTAGAAGGAGCAAAAACTGGAGCAAATGCAAGAGTTCATGCTTCTGTTCTTTCATTATATGATAGTTTACGTTTAAAACAACCTAAAATTGCTGGAAAAGATGCAACTTGGGCTGACGTAAATACTAAAGTTAAAGCTAGTTTAGAAGATGCAAAAGCAAAAGGTGGAAATGTAGTAGTGTTAACAAACACCATGGCAAGTCCTTCAACAGATGCTTTAATTGCTTCTTTAGTTGCTAAATATCCAACAACTAAACATGTTGTTTATGATGCAGTTTCTGAATCAAACGCTTTAGACGCTTTTCAAGCGGTTTATGGTGTAAGAGCTTTAGCTAATTACGATTTTTCAAAAGCTAATACAATTGTTTCTGTTGGTGCAGATTTCTTAGGAGATTGGCAAGGTGGAGGTTTTGATGCTGGATATGCTCAAGGTCGTATTCCTAAAAACGGAATGATGTCTAAACATATTCAAATTGAAGCTAATATGTCTTTAGCAGGTGCTAATGCGGATGTTAGAATTCCATTGAATGTTTCGGCTCAAAAACAAGCATTAGTTAAAATTTATAATATCGTTACAGGTGGCGCTGTAAGCACATCAAAAATTGATAAATATGAAGAGGCTGTTGTAAAAGCGGCTAATCAATTAAAAGCAGCTGGTTCAAAAGGTGTTTTTGTAACTGGTTTAGACGATGTAAACGCTCAATTATTAGCATTAGCTATTAATAATGAATTACAGTCTACAGCTTTTAATACTTCTGATGCTATTCTTACAAGAAAAGGAGATGCAAAAGCGGTGGCTCAATTAGTGGCTGATATGAAAGCTGGAAAAGTTCATACATTAATTATGAATGGTGTTAATCCAGCGTATACTTTAGCAGATTCAAAAGAGTTTGTTGCGGCTTTAAAATCAGTTAAACTTTCTGTTGCTTTCTCAATGAAAGAAGATGAAACTTCAACTTTAACTTCAATTGCTGCTGCGGCTCCACATTATTTAGAGTCTTGGGGAGATGTTGCTATTACTAGAGGTAATTACAGCATTATGCAACCAACGATTCGTCCTTTATTCAATACAAAACAGTTTCAAGAAGCTTTATTAGCTTGGACAGACAATACGGTTGCTTATTATGATTTCTTAAAATCTTTCTCTGCTACTTATTTAGCAGGAAAATCTTGGAATCAAGCAGTGCATGATGGTTTTGTTGCTTCTGTAGCAAGTCCATTAAGTGGAGCTTCTGCTGATTATGCTTCGGCAGCTTCAGCTTTAGCGCAAGCAAAATCTTCTAATTTTGATTTAGTTTTATATTCTAAAGTTGGAATGGGAGATGGGCAACAAGCAAATAACCCATGGTTACAAGAATTTCCTGATCCTATCACAAGAGTATCTTGGGATAACTATGTAACTATGTCTAAAGCAGATGCTGAAGCTAAAGGTTTTAAAAATTGGAATGTAGCTAACGGAGGTTTAAACGGAAGTTATGCAACTATTAAAGTAGGAAATGCTACTTTAGAAAACGTACCAGTTATTATTCAACCAGGTCAAGCAAAAGGAACTTTAGGTTTAGCTTTTGGATATGGTAAAAAATTAGGATTAAAAGAAGAGATGCAAGTAGGTGTTAATGCTTATGCTTTATACGCTAACTTAAACTCTAATCAATCGGCTACTATTACTGTTGCTGAAGGAGAGCATGAATTTGCTTGTGTTCAGTTGCAAAAAACATTAATGGGTAGAGGTGATATTATTAAAGAAACTACATTAGAAGTTTTTAATACTAAAGACGCTAAAGTTTGGAATCCAATTCCAATGGTGTCATTAGATCACAAACCAACAGCTGCTACAGAGGTTGATTTATGGGATTCTTTTGACAGAAGTGTTGGTCACCATTTTAATTTATCTATCGACTTAAATGCTTGTACAGGATGTGGAGCGTGTGTTATCGCATGTCACGCAGAAAACAATGTACCAGTAGTTGGTAAAGATGAAATTAGAAGAAGTAGAGATATGCACTGGTTGCGTATTGACAGATATTATTCTTCGAAAGAAACTTTTGCTGGTGATATCGAATTAAAAGAATCTGCAAGTGGATTAATGAGTTCTATCGATACTTTCGCAAGTATGGAAGATCCTTCTGAAAATCCTCAAATTGCTTTCCAACCTGTAATGTGTCAGCACTGTAACCACGCTCCATGTGAGACAGTTTGTCCTGTAGCTGCAACATCTCATGGTAGAGAAGGTCAAAATCACATGGCATACAACAGATGTGTTGGTACGCGTTACTGTGCTAACAACTGTCCATATAAAGTAAGACGTTTCAACTGGTTCTTATATAACAAAAACAGCGAATTTGATTATCATATGAATGATGATTTAGGTCGTATGGTTATCAATCCAGATGTAAATGTACGTTCTCGTGGAGTTATGGAAAAATGTTCTATGTGTATCCAAATGACGCAAGCTGTTAAATTAAAAGCTAAACGTGAAGGTAGAGTTGTTGGTAAGGATGAATTCCAAACTGCTTGTTCTGCTGCATGTTCTAGTGGTGCTATGAAATTTGGTGATATTAATGATTCAGAATCAGATGTTGCTAAATTAGTAGAATCAGACAGAATGTATCATTTATTAGAGCACATCGGAACAAAACCAAACGTGATGTACCACGTGAAAGTTAGAAACGATAAATAA
- a CDS encoding c-type cytochrome: MKKVGNHKSFSKIFFSLAFVLVTSLSAFAQDAAKGKELFNTNCAACHKLDAKATGPALRDVAAKYDKEWLYKWVKNSGELIKSGDAQAVKVFEENNKVPMTAFPQLSNEDIDNILAYTSEPASAAPAVVPGAPVAGEANADNSGVSNNVILGVLSLVMIMLVVMLFLVNNMLTKIASAKGLEVVQKDRSLMNVFRAYVKNQFLVLVSAIMLLLVSAYFAYGWMMQIGVDQGYEPVQPIHYSHRIHAGENGIDCKYCHSAARVGKHSNIPSLNVCMNCHKNISEVAETTATEDHSKAFYDGEIAKLYDAVGWDKSLQKYTGKTKPVKWVRIHNLPDHVYFNHSQHVTVAGVECQTCHGPVEEMEIMKQHAPLTMGWCINCHRETNVKVEDNAYYKKIHEELSKKYGVSQLTAAQMGGLECGKCHY; the protein is encoded by the coding sequence ATGAAAAAGGTGGGTAACCATAAATCGTTTTCAAAGATTTTCTTCAGTTTAGCATTCGTGCTAGTAACTTCTTTATCTGCGTTCGCTCAGGATGCAGCAAAGGGTAAAGAATTATTTAATACCAATTGTGCCGCATGTCATAAATTAGATGCAAAAGCTACGGGTCCTGCACTTCGTGACGTTGCTGCTAAGTACGACAAAGAATGGTTGTATAAATGGGTAAAGAATAGTGGAGAATTAATCAAGTCAGGAGATGCGCAAGCAGTAAAAGTGTTTGAAGAGAACAATAAAGTTCCGATGACTGCATTTCCACAATTGTCAAATGAAGATATTGACAATATTTTAGCTTATACTTCTGAGCCAGCTTCTGCTGCTCCTGCAGTTGTACCTGGTGCTCCTGTGGCTGGAGAAGCAAATGCTGATAATTCGGGTGTTTCTAATAATGTTATATTAGGAGTGCTATCATTAGTAATGATAATGTTAGTTGTTATGTTGTTCCTAGTGAATAATATGTTAACTAAAATTGCTAGTGCTAAAGGATTAGAGGTTGTTCAAAAAGATCGTTCATTAATGAATGTTTTTAGAGCTTATGTTAAAAATCAGTTTTTAGTATTGGTTTCTGCAATCATGTTATTATTGGTTTCTGCTTATTTTGCATACGGATGGATGATGCAAATTGGTGTTGACCAAGGGTATGAGCCAGTGCAGCCAATTCATTATTCACACAGAATTCATGCTGGTGAAAACGGAATTGATTGTAAATACTGTCACTCTGCTGCAAGAGTCGGTAAACATTCTAACATTCCTTCTTTGAATGTGTGTATGAACTGTCATAAAAACATCAGTGAAGTGGCTGAAACTACGGCTACTGAAGATCACTCAAAAGCGTTTTACGATGGAGAAATTGCTAAATTATACGATGCTGTTGGATGGGACAAATCGTTACAAAAATATACTGGTAAAACGAAGCCAGTTAAATGGGTTAGAATTCATAACTTGCCAGATCACGTTTATTTCAATCACTCACAACACGTAACTGTTGCGGGAGTTGAGTGTCAAACTTGTCACGGTCCAGTTGAAGAAATGGAAATAATGAAACAACATGCTCCATTAACAATGGGATGGTGTATCAACTGTCACAGAGAAACAAATGTGAAAGTAGAAGATAATGCTTACTACAAAAAAATCCACGAAGAACTTTCTAAAAAATACGGAGTTTCTCAGTTAACTGCGGCTCAAATGGGAGGTTTAGAATGTGGTAAATGTCACTATTAA
- a CDS encoding SPOR domain-containing protein: MKNISKHNLLYFFILSSFFCLSSRAQDVKTNVSVDPKIDQLLKEKRKLNTGLFLNEAYKIQIFYGNSEDSKKKLQEFKRDFKDLDGTLIFNSPNYKVWIGNFKSRIEVERLFLEVKKKYPAALIIKPSN, from the coding sequence ATGAAAAATATATCAAAACATAACTTATTGTACTTCTTTATTCTATCTTCATTTTTCTGTTTATCATCAAGGGCTCAGGACGTAAAAACAAATGTTTCAGTAGACCCAAAAATTGACCAATTATTAAAAGAAAAAAGAAAACTAAATACAGGTTTATTTTTAAATGAAGCCTATAAAATTCAAATTTTTTATGGAAATAGTGAAGATTCGAAAAAGAAACTTCAGGAATTTAAAAGAGATTTTAAAGACTTAGATGGCACCTTAATATTTAATAGTCCCAACTACAAAGTTTGGATTGGTAATTTTAAATCGAGAATAGAAGTAGAACGTTTGTTTCTTGAAGTCAAAAAAAAGTACCCAGCTGCTTTAATAATTAAACCCTCAAATTAG